The window AGGTGTCAGTTGAGGCTTATGCCGAGCGTGAACATCCTTATCCTGAACTCGTCGGGGAAGTGGTGCTCGAAGAACATACAGTGAGCGAACGGCATCACGAGAAAATAGGCGTACAGTATAAGCGGGATAAAAATCCCTATCGTACAGCAAAAGGAGCACTTAAGGCTTTAAAGATTCACTATTTAGAGCGGTTGCAAGAAGATTTATACAAGCGATATAATGCTTCTGATGATGAAGAGGAGCGGCGAAAAGTGATGAAAGCAATGAAAGAAGCAGGTCGCCAGCGAACACTATTGCAGGAGTCACCTATTGATGAGTTATTCCCCGAACCTGATTCTGATGCTGCCAAAAAGGTATCCGATAAGGTGTTTGAGTATAAGATGAAGCATGAACGGGAGTCCGAAGAATAAGAGCTATACCATTTCTTTAATGTTAGTCTAATCTATATTTCGAATGTCAGATTTTACGATAGAACTGAATGTTGCAAAGAAGGCAGCACGAAAAGCTGCACAAATTATTAAGGATTTCCGAAATAAAAATTCGTTTTCAGTCGATTTTAAAGGAAAGAATGATCTGGTTACGGAGGCAGATGTCAAAGCGGAAAAAACAATTCTTTCAGTAATCGAAGAAAACTTCCCCGAAGATCATATTTTGGCTGAAGAGTCATCAGATACACTGGAGTTGCCTGATGGTCGAACGTGGTTAATTGACCCCATCGATGGGACGACTAATTTTGCACATGGTTTTCCGGTATATTGTGTTTCCATTGGTTTATGGGAAGATGGGATTCCCAAGATGGGACTGGTGTTAGAGGTTTCACGCGATGAATATTTTACAGCCATTGAGGGGAAAGGTGCTTTTTTAAATGGCAATCCAATAACAGTATCAAACCAAGATAATCCTTCAAATGCGCTGGTTGGTACGGGCTTTCCTTATAATGATTTGAGTCTGATAGACCACTATATGGCATACTTTCGTATGTTAATGACAACGGTACAGGGTGTTCGTCGTCCTGGTGCTGCGTCGTATGATTTGTGCTCTGTAGCTTGTGGGCGTTTCGAAGGGTTCTACGAGTATTCTCTTAATCCATGGGATGTAGGAGCCGCTGCGCTTATTGTGCAAGAAGCTGGTGGAAAGGTTACCGATTGGTCTGGCGGGGACGATTGGTTATTCGGTAAGCGAATTGTAGCCGGAAATTCTGCAGTGCATACCTTTTTACTGGATGAGATTGCAAACTATTTTGATGAGGATGAGATAAAAGCAAGAAGTAAAAAATGAGATGAAAGATAATGTACTTCTCGCTTTTACCTCTGCGGCTCCGTCTCAAATAATGAATCAAATGAAGCCATCGGCATCGGTCCATTCTGATATATAAACGGTTCGCCGTAGGTGGCGCCAATCAGGTGACCATAGTGACGAGCTCTTGCTTCAATGCCATCAAAAAAGTTGGTATTAGAAATGTAAGTCTCTGGTTCGTCCCCCGGGTTTTCTACGTTAAATTGCGTTTCGAAAGCCAAGATTGCCTCTTTCTTTGTTTCAAACGTATCAGAAATATCAAAAACGATATCCGGATCGAAGGGACGGTCTTGCATAAAATGCAACACGTGAGAAGGTCGCCATCGCTCTTGTGGATCCCCCTGTTCGTCAAAAGTTTCAATCTTTGTTAATCCGCTAAAGAAAATAGCATCTAAAGCCAGCCGGGTACCATTTCCATGATCGGGATGCCGATCAGAAGGCGCACCAACAAAACAAATATGAGGGCGATATTTTCGAATTTGCTGGATGATTTTCTTCTGATATTCACGCGTACTTTCGAGTTGTGTATCCGGTAACCCTAAATTTTTGCGGACTTCAAGTCCAATAATTTCAGAAGCATGCTGGGCTTCTTTAAGTCGCTGTTCGGGCGTGCCGCGACTTCCCATCTCTCCACGGGTAAAATCAACTACGCCCACTTTTTTTCCTTGATTTACCAAAGCAGCAAGGGTTCCGCCGCAACAGAGTTCAGTATCATCAGGATGAGCAGATAGAGCTAAAAGATCCAGTTTCATGACATGCATTTTCTATAAAATTTACCGTATAATATAGCCGAATTTTGCAGGATCGCTAAACTTCGAATTTTTTAAAAAAAGATGTAACGATTTTTCTATTAATCCGTATAGGTCGTCGTTACAATTTAAACCTGAAGATAGGGCATGTCTAAAATTAGTCGATTTTTGAACAGCAGTTGGGAGGGACTCAAAATTTCTCTCAGTGCACTCGGTATTAATAAAACCCGATCCTTTCTTACAACGCTATGTATTATCATCGGTATTGTAATGGTTACGCTGATGAATGCGGTTAGCAATGGTATGGATGCCGAATTTGATAAAAGCATGGCCATGATGGGACAGAACGTTGTGTATGTTGAGAAACAACCCTGGAATCGCGGACCAAACTATAAGTGGTGGGAGTATCGCAGTCGTCGTGATATCAAATTAGAATATGTTGATGATATTCGGGAATACAGTCAACTGTCATCGGCAGTATCAGCAGTGGCGGCACGGGGTACCTCAATCAGGTATAACGATGTAAGTGCCGATGGCGTTTTTATGGCTGGGGTAACGGACCAATATTTTGAAACGGCTGGACTTGATATAGAAATCGGTCGTGCTTTTACGCCAGAAGAAATTCAACGTGGAGCAAAAGTAACGGTACTTGGGGCCTCATTGGCCGAAAATCTATTTGATCGGAGTAATCCATTAGATAAAGAGATTCGTATTGGTGGGCAGCGATTTCGAGTGATTGGTGTGTTGGAAAAACAGGGAAAATTTTTGGGTCTTGCGGATATGGATCGTCGAGCTATGACGCCCATAAAAGCGTATGGACAGATTTTTAGCACGCGAGGCAATATCCAGATCGCTGTGAAATACCCAAATGAGAAAATACTGGAGGAAGGAGAATACGAACTTGAAGGAATTATGCGGCGTATTCGTGGATTAGATGCTGCTGAAAAAAATGATTTTGAGCTCAATAAACCCCAGGCGTTTGAGGCTCAGCTTTCGTCATTCAAAACCGGATTATATTTGGTGGGTGGGGCATTAACGGCTCTTTCGCTAATTATTGGTGGTATCGGTGTGATGAATATCATGTTTGTATCCGTCAGAGAGCGAACAAAAGAGATTGGTATTCGAAAAGCCGTTGGGGCGAAAGCGTGGGAGATTCTTTACCAATTTTTAATAGAGGCGGTAATCATGTGTTTGCTGGGAGGATTAATTGGTCTATTACTTTCCTATCCGTTAAGCATGTTGCTGAACCAAATATTTGTAGCCAGTATTGACTTGAGTGTTGTTCTTGCAGCCATCATACTCTGTTCTGTAGTGGGCGTGTTTTTTGGATTCGTTCCGGCTTATCGAGCAGCTAAATCAGATCCTATCGAATCATTGAGATACGAATAAGATGAACCTTAAAGAAATTTTCAAACAGGCATTCGATTCCCTTTGGGCTAACAAATTGCGTTCATCGTTGACGTTATTGGCATTGGTAGTGGGGGTGTTCTCAGTGATTGTTTCTACTACTGCAGTTGCTGTGCTGGATAACTTTTTCCAGAATACGATGAGTATGATGGGAGGCGATGTTATTAATGTTTCTAAGACACCGTCGATGCAGATGGGGGGTAGAGCCGATAATGTGAGAAATCGGCAGGATATTACTTTTGAGACCGCTGAACGATTGCAGGATATGCTTCGGATGGCCGAGGATGTAAGTCCCGATGAAACCTTTGACTATACCAAAGTTATTTATGGGAATGAGGAAACAGATCCAACAGTTCGGGTTATAGGCAGCAACCAGTATTATCTTGATAATAATGCCTATGAATTGAGTGAAGGGCGTAATTTTAGTTCAGAAGATATACAGTATGGACGTCTATATGCTATTATCGGTTATGATGTACAGCAAGAGCTCTTTTTAAATGAAAATCCACTGGGTAAAAGTATTCGAGTCGCGGGACATCAATACCGAGTGATTGGTGTATTGGATCAAAAGGGAAGTGTGTTTGGCCAATCTCAAGATGAGTTCGTACTTATTCCCTATACGGCGGGACTTATGGTTTATGGCGGAGATCGTAATATCGATATCCAGGTGAAGGCACCGGCCATGGAATTTATTGATATGGCGATGGATGAAATTACTGGAGTACTGCGGGTGATCCGCAAAGTAGCACCCGGTGCTGAAAATGATTTTGAAATCGAAACCAATGATTCACTGGGCGGCACTTTCGATCAGTTCACCTTTATTTTGTATGCCGTGGGATTTGTGATTGGCGGCATCACGTTGTTTGGTGCCGGTATTGGGGTAATGAATATTATGCTCGTATCAGTATCGGAACGCACCCGCGAAATTGGACTCCGGAAAGCCGTAGGCGCTACAAAAAAAGCGATTGTTTCCCAATTTTTGACTGAGACAATTTTCATTTGTCAGCTGGGCGGACTTATTGGCATAGCCCTTGGTGTATTAGCAGGTAATGGTATGGCTTTATGGATTGAAACAGAACCGGTTATTCCCATTTGGGCTGTGCTGTCTGGCTTTTTTGGGATGTTTGTTATTGCTCTTCTTTTTGGAGTTTACCCCGCTTACAAAGCTGCACAGTTAGATCCTATTGAAAGTCTACGTTACGAATAACGTATTTGTATAATGGCACCAACAATAAAGCAGCACGTACTTATTATAGGCTTTGTTTGGCCCGAACCCAGCTCTTCAGCTGCGGGTAAACGGATGGTACAACTTATAGAACTTTTTCAAGCCCAAGGTTGGCAAGTAACGTTTGCCAGCTCAGCTGCTAAAACTGAGCACATGGTCAATTTGGAATCGTTAGGGGTTAATACCAGATCAATAGAGATCAATAGTTCAACATTTGATACTTTTGTGGCAGACTTACGTCCATCGATTGTTCTTTTTGATCGATTCGTGGTCGAAGAACAATTTGGATGGCGGGTTGCTGAGCAGTGCCCCAATGCCGTGCGGGTGCTGGATACCGAAGACTTACACTTTTTGAGGAGAGCACGTAAAAAAGCAGTAAATGAGAGCCGCTCGTGTACCGAGGCCGATTTACGATCATCAAAAGATGCCAAACGTGAGATTGCCAGTATCTACCGCTCCGATTTATCGCTTATTATTTCGGATACGGAACAGGATCTGCTCGAAAATACATTTGGTGTGCAATCAGATTTGTTACAGTATCTGCCGTTTGTTCTGGAGGCTATAACCCCCTCAACAGCATCAAATTGGCGTGATTATGGTCAACGAAAAGACTTTATGACGATTGGTAATTTTCGT of the Fodinibius sp. Rm-B-1B1-1 genome contains:
- a CDS encoding inositol monophosphatase family protein is translated as MSDFTIELNVAKKAARKAAQIIKDFRNKNSFSVDFKGKNDLVTEADVKAEKTILSVIEENFPEDHILAEESSDTLELPDGRTWLIDPIDGTTNFAHGFPVYCVSIGLWEDGIPKMGLVLEVSRDEYFTAIEGKGAFLNGNPITVSNQDNPSNALVGTGFPYNDLSLIDHYMAYFRMLMTTVQGVRRPGAASYDLCSVACGRFEGFYEYSLNPWDVGAAALIVQEAGGKVTDWSGGDDWLFGKRIVAGNSAVHTFLLDEIANYFDEDEIKARSKK
- the bshB1 gene encoding bacillithiol biosynthesis deacetylase BshB1, producing MKLDLLALSAHPDDTELCCGGTLAALVNQGKKVGVVDFTRGEMGSRGTPEQRLKEAQHASEIIGLEVRKNLGLPDTQLESTREYQKKIIQQIRKYRPHICFVGAPSDRHPDHGNGTRLALDAIFFSGLTKIETFDEQGDPQERWRPSHVLHFMQDRPFDPDIVFDISDTFETKKEAILAFETQFNVENPGDEPETYISNTNFFDGIEARARHYGHLIGATYGEPFIYQNGPMPMASFDSLFETEPQR
- a CDS encoding ABC transporter permease, which encodes MSKISRFLNSSWEGLKISLSALGINKTRSFLTTLCIIIGIVMVTLMNAVSNGMDAEFDKSMAMMGQNVVYVEKQPWNRGPNYKWWEYRSRRDIKLEYVDDIREYSQLSSAVSAVAARGTSIRYNDVSADGVFMAGVTDQYFETAGLDIEIGRAFTPEEIQRGAKVTVLGASLAENLFDRSNPLDKEIRIGGQRFRVIGVLEKQGKFLGLADMDRRAMTPIKAYGQIFSTRGNIQIAVKYPNEKILEEGEYELEGIMRRIRGLDAAEKNDFELNKPQAFEAQLSSFKTGLYLVGGALTALSLIIGGIGVMNIMFVSVRERTKEIGIRKAVGAKAWEILYQFLIEAVIMCLLGGLIGLLLSYPLSMLLNQIFVASIDLSVVLAAIILCSVVGVFFGFVPAYRAAKSDPIESLRYE
- a CDS encoding ABC transporter permease; its protein translation is MNLKEIFKQAFDSLWANKLRSSLTLLALVVGVFSVIVSTTAVAVLDNFFQNTMSMMGGDVINVSKTPSMQMGGRADNVRNRQDITFETAERLQDMLRMAEDVSPDETFDYTKVIYGNEETDPTVRVIGSNQYYLDNNAYELSEGRNFSSEDIQYGRLYAIIGYDVQQELFLNENPLGKSIRVAGHQYRVIGVLDQKGSVFGQSQDEFVLIPYTAGLMVYGGDRNIDIQVKAPAMEFIDMAMDEITGVLRVIRKVAPGAENDFEIETNDSLGGTFDQFTFILYAVGFVIGGITLFGAGIGVMNIMLVSVSERTREIGLRKAVGATKKAIVSQFLTETIFICQLGGLIGIALGVLAGNGMALWIETEPVIPIWAVLSGFFGMFVIALLFGVYPAYKAAQLDPIESLRYE
- a CDS encoding glycosyltransferase codes for the protein MAPTIKQHVLIIGFVWPEPSSSAAGKRMVQLIELFQAQGWQVTFASSAAKTEHMVNLESLGVNTRSIEINSSTFDTFVADLRPSIVLFDRFVVEEQFGWRVAEQCPNAVRVLDTEDLHFLRRARKKAVNESRSCTEADLRSSKDAKREIASIYRSDLSLIISDTEQDLLENTFGVQSDLLQYLPFVLEAITPSTASNWRDYGQRKDFMTIGNFRHAPNMDAVRYLKKQMWPLIRKQLPDAQLHIYGAYVSQEAEQMHDPDSGFIIEGRAPNAADVISEAKVMLAPLRFGAGLKGKLIEAMQCGTPSITTTIGAEGIQGNLSWGGVIADEPEKFADAAVRLYNDEEVWKASQEQGALIINKRFAQVDFKRALIDQITHIQRNLDQHRRQNFTGQMLMHHTAASSKYMGRWIEAKNRNR